TCTACGATGGAGGCGTGTCGTTCTCCACCCTTCGCGGCGTTCCCCTGCTGCTCAGCGCCCCCTTGGGCACCCGGGTGGTCGTGCGTTTCCGGCTCGACGACGGCGCCCTCAGCGACGCTCTTGGCGAGCTGACCGCGCGGGACGGCGCCGCCGTCGTGAGTCCGCGGGTCGTCATCACGGGCAGGACCGGCGAGATCAGCATCCCGCTGGACCGCGTGACCCTGGCCAAGCCCGTCCCAGCGCCGCCGGCGCGCCGTGCGCCGCGATTCTGACGCTGGTCCCGGACGGCATCCGGGGTCGCCGGCCTGGGCCGTCAGCCCAACAGGATCCTGAGGAAGAAGAACGATCCGATCAGGAAGACCCCGGCGAACACCATGGTGCAGCCGAGCATGGCCTTGCTCGTCTTCTCGATCACATAGGACTCACTGGGTTTCTGCGGGTTGACGCAGATCTCGAGGGCGCTGCCCAACGGGTACGGCGTCGGTCCGCCCCGCAGGCCACGCCCCTGGAGCACCCGGCCTTCGGGGCCCTGGTACTGGTAGATCGGGAAGTACCGCACCCGGCCGTCCGTGCCATCGCCGACTCCGGGACCCAGCTTGTGGCCGACCACCACGGCCTGCACGTGCGGCCACTCGCGCATGCCGCGCTCCCGCCGTCGTAAAGCGAACATCTGGACCACGGAGACGACCACCATCAGGACGACGAAGGCTCCCCAGATGCTCCAGGCGATGA
The nucleotide sequence above comes from Arthrobacter woluwensis. Encoded proteins:
- a CDS encoding putative acetyltransferase, which produces MSFSTLRGVPLLLSAPLGTRVVVRFRLDDGALSDALGELTARDGAAVVSPRVVITGRTGEISIPLDRVTLAKPVPAPPARRAPRF
- a CDS encoding DUF3592 domain-containing protein — protein: MSTVQIIAWSIWGAFVVLMVVVSVVQMFALRRRERGMREWPHVQAVVVGHKLGPGVGDGTDGRVRYFPIYQYQGPEGRVLQGRGLRGGPTPYPLGSALEICVNPQKPSESYVIEKTSKAMLGCTMVFAGVFLIGSFFFLRILLG